A window of the Streptomyces sp. NBC_00454 genome harbors these coding sequences:
- a CDS encoding response regulator, translating into MTRVLVVEDDPQLVRALKINLQARKFEVEEAADGSTALRLAAAHKPDVIVLDLGLPDMDGIEVIKGVRGWSKVPILVLSARHTSEDKIRALDAGADDYVTKPFSMDELLARLRAATRRQEGPEASQSAEVSVVTTDEFSIDLIAKKVHRGERTVRLTPTEWHLLEILITHPGRLISQGQLLLEVWGPTYGENTNYLRVYMAQLRRKLEADPSHPRYLITEPGMGYRFEP; encoded by the coding sequence ATGACTCGGGTGCTGGTAGTGGAAGACGACCCGCAGCTCGTCCGCGCACTGAAGATCAACCTCCAGGCGCGCAAGTTCGAGGTCGAGGAAGCAGCCGACGGCAGCACGGCCCTGCGGCTCGCCGCCGCCCACAAGCCGGACGTCATAGTGCTCGACCTCGGACTGCCCGACATGGACGGCATTGAAGTCATCAAGGGTGTCCGCGGCTGGAGCAAGGTCCCCATCCTGGTCCTCTCCGCCCGACACACCTCGGAGGACAAGATCCGCGCCCTGGACGCCGGCGCGGACGACTACGTCACGAAGCCGTTCAGCATGGACGAGCTGCTGGCCCGTCTGCGGGCAGCCACTCGCAGGCAGGAGGGTCCCGAGGCCTCCCAGTCGGCCGAGGTCTCCGTCGTCACGACCGACGAGTTCAGCATCGATCTGATCGCGAAGAAGGTGCACCGGGGCGAGCGCACCGTGCGGCTGACCCCGACCGAATGGCACCTGCTGGAGATCCTCATCACCCACCCGGGTCGGCTGATCAGCCAGGGGCAGCTGCTGCTGGAAGTCTGGGGACCGACCTACGGGGAGAACACCAACTACCTGCGGGTCTACATGGCCCAGCTACGGCGCAAACTGGAGGCGGATCCCTCACACCCGCGCTATCTGATCACCGAGCCGGGCATGGGATACCGCTTCGAACCCTGA
- a CDS encoding GNAT family N-acetyltransferase, with amino-acid sequence MINLPSHRLPDLLRWYPTGAPGSAALTEHVLTTEAGRWWVDRVIQPRVIAAECGDHVLLRGDPQALTPQDLAVFADRSIEAPGRFLPLIGAAFDRVVPWQRMVYVKSSPVPATRAPRGATIRRLNARDTRALTTLPTAMGWIHRTWGGPDALARSGYAWAAFHNDRIVALACTYFLGTAYEDVACVTVPDPRLQYLALDCVNALCSDIAARGHTPSWTCSASNRPGRLLAWTADFRPEREYAHYAVGTPAATGREAAG; translated from the coding sequence ATGATCAACCTGCCGTCCCACCGACTCCCGGACCTCCTCCGCTGGTACCCCACGGGGGCTCCGGGCTCAGCCGCCCTCACCGAGCACGTCCTGACCACCGAGGCCGGCCGCTGGTGGGTGGACCGCGTCATCCAACCGCGCGTCATCGCCGCCGAATGCGGGGACCACGTACTCCTGCGCGGAGACCCCCAGGCCCTGACACCGCAGGATCTCGCGGTCTTCGCCGACCGCTCCATCGAGGCTCCGGGCCGCTTCCTTCCCCTCATCGGGGCCGCCTTCGACCGGGTCGTGCCGTGGCAGCGCATGGTGTACGTCAAGAGCTCCCCCGTACCGGCCACCCGGGCGCCCAGGGGCGCGACCATACGCAGGCTGAACGCCCGGGACACGCGCGCGCTCACTACCCTCCCGACCGCGATGGGCTGGATACATCGCACCTGGGGCGGACCGGACGCCCTAGCCCGCTCCGGCTACGCCTGGGCCGCCTTCCACAATGACCGCATCGTGGCCCTGGCCTGCACCTACTTCCTCGGCACTGCCTACGAGGACGTCGCCTGTGTCACCGTGCCGGACCCGCGCCTGCAGTACCTGGCCCTCGACTGCGTCAACGCCCTGTGCTCGGACATAGCGGCCCGCGGCCACACGCCCAGCTGGACCTGCTCCGCGAGCAACCGCCCGGGACGCCTGCTCGCCTGGACCGCCGATTTCCGTCCGGAGCGGGAGTACGCCCACTACGCCGTCGGCACACCTGCGGCAACCGGAAGGGAAGCGGCAGGATGA
- a CDS encoding winged helix-turn-helix domain-containing protein, whose product MTPKASTGAGQGPHPRHGLAPLLESSVRLSIIAALAAVEKAEFAYVRDLVEITDSTLSKQVSRLEEAGWVTVEKGQVGRRPRTWLCLTGEGLATYRRHLAALTAIAGPLH is encoded by the coding sequence ATGACGCCGAAAGCTTCGACGGGTGCCGGTCAGGGACCCCATCCGCGACACGGACTCGCGCCCCTTCTGGAGTCGTCGGTCCGCCTGTCGATCATCGCGGCGCTCGCTGCCGTGGAGAAGGCCGAGTTCGCCTATGTCCGGGATCTCGTTGAGATCACCGACTCCACCTTGTCGAAACAGGTCTCGCGCCTGGAAGAAGCGGGCTGGGTGACGGTAGAGAAGGGGCAGGTCGGGCGCCGGCCCCGGACCTGGCTGTGTCTGACCGGGGAGGGACTGGCCACCTATCGGCGCCACCTCGCCGCGCTGACGGCGATCGCGGGCCCACTGCACTGA
- a CDS encoding SDR family NAD(P)-dependent oxidoreductase has translation MSSSLPASLSGRTVLVTGATSGIGYESARQLAELGATVLVHGRTPEEAQAATDRLIASAGISAALLRPLAADFARLDEVENLAHAVVRDHPRLDALVNNAAIAAPERHTLTADGNEISFQVNFLAHYLLTNLLEPALTTDPGGRVVNVSSALHRSGAIQWNDPQRVRRYSRLAAYAQSQLALTVFAADPRVTAVSVNPGICDTGLLPLYGHEGAPAAEGAEHVVRLCDPATEIVNGAYYDRSERVAPAAAATEDRTIKRLNKLADLLVGHTA, from the coding sequence ATGTCCTCATCCCTGCCCGCATCCCTGTCCGGACGTACCGTCCTCGTCACCGGAGCCACCTCCGGCATCGGCTACGAGAGCGCCCGCCAACTCGCTGAACTCGGCGCCACCGTCCTCGTCCACGGCCGCACCCCCGAAGAGGCGCAGGCCGCGACCGACCGGCTGATCGCCTCCGCAGGCATCTCCGCCGCTCTACTGCGTCCGCTCGCCGCCGACTTCGCCCGCCTGGACGAGGTCGAGAACCTCGCTCACGCCGTCGTACGGGACCACCCGCGCTTGGACGCGCTCGTCAACAACGCTGCCATCGCCGCGCCCGAGCGCCACACGCTCACCGCAGACGGCAACGAGATCTCCTTCCAGGTCAACTTCCTCGCCCACTACCTCCTCACGAACCTCCTGGAGCCCGCCCTCACCACCGACCCCGGCGGGCGCGTCGTCAACGTCTCCTCCGCACTGCACCGTTCAGGGGCCATCCAGTGGAACGACCCGCAGCGGGTCCGGCGTTACTCCCGCCTCGCCGCGTACGCCCAGTCGCAGCTGGCCCTGACCGTCTTCGCCGCCGACCCGCGCGTCACCGCCGTCTCCGTCAACCCCGGCATCTGCGACACCGGCCTGCTCCCCCTCTACGGACACGAGGGCGCGCCGGCCGCCGAAGGTGCCGAGCACGTCGTACGGCTCTGCGACCCGGCCACCGAGATCGTCAACGGCGCCTACTACGACCGCTCCGAGCGCGTCGCCCCGGCCGCCGCCGCCACCGAGGACCGCACCATCAAGCGCCTCAACAAGCTCGCCGACCTCCTCGTCGGCCACACCGCCTGA
- a CDS encoding ATP-binding protein, translating to MGRGKLRIYLGAAPGVGKTYAMLSEAHRRTERGTDCVVGFVEHHHRPRTEVMLHGLELVPRREIAYRGSTFTEMDVDAILARRPAVALVDELAHTNVPGSRNAKRWQDVEELLQAGIDVVSTVNIQHLESLGDVVETITGVRQRETVPDEVARRADQIELVDMSPQALRRRMAHGNVYKPDKVDAALSNYFRPGNLTALRELALLWVADRVDEYLQEYRGEHNIRSTWQARERIVVGLTGGPEGRTLIRRAARLAEKGSGGEVLAVYIAASDGLTSASPKELAVQRTLVEDLGGTFHHVIGDSVPDALLEFARGCNATQIVLGVSRRRSWQSVFRPGVSATVARESGPDLDVHIVTHDEAAKGRGLPVARGARLGRSRIIWGWVAGIAGPALLTVLLNQIVPDIGLANDMLLFLTFTVAAALFGGLLPALASAAFGSLLLNYYFTPPLHEFTISDPKNIVAIAIFVGVAVSVASVVDLAARRTHQAARLRAESEILSFLAGSVLRGEDSLDALLERLRETFAMQSVVLLERTSEVDPWTTAASVGTGAVSRPEDADVDLPIGDNMALALTGRVLPAEDRRVLGAFAAQAAVVLDRQRLVDQAEKSRGLAEANRIRTALLAAVSHDLRTPLAGIKASVSSLRSADVEWSEEDKAELLEGIEDGADRLAALIGNLLDMSRLNTGTVVPLIRETDLDEVVPMALGGVPEDSVLLDIPETLPMIAVDRGLLERAVANIVENAVKYSPAGQPVNVSASALASRVELRVVDRGPGVPDEAKDRIFEPFQRHGDAPRGAGVGLGLAVARGFTEAIGGTLTAEDTPGGGLTMVITLPIAGSAPPVTAELPTSAVT from the coding sequence ATGGGACGCGGCAAGCTCCGCATCTACCTCGGCGCGGCACCGGGCGTCGGCAAGACGTACGCGATGCTCTCCGAGGCGCACCGCCGGACCGAGCGGGGCACCGACTGCGTCGTCGGCTTCGTCGAGCACCACCACCGCCCGCGCACCGAAGTCATGCTGCACGGCCTCGAACTCGTCCCGCGGCGCGAGATCGCGTACCGCGGCTCCACCTTCACCGAGATGGACGTCGACGCGATCCTCGCGCGCCGCCCCGCCGTCGCGCTGGTGGACGAGCTCGCGCACACCAACGTACCGGGCTCGCGCAACGCCAAGCGCTGGCAGGACGTCGAGGAACTGCTCCAGGCCGGCATCGACGTCGTCTCCACCGTCAACATCCAGCACCTCGAATCGCTGGGCGACGTGGTCGAGACGATCACCGGGGTCCGTCAGCGCGAGACGGTCCCCGACGAAGTCGCCCGGCGGGCCGATCAGATCGAGCTGGTCGACATGTCCCCGCAGGCCCTGCGCCGGCGCATGGCCCACGGCAACGTCTACAAGCCCGACAAGGTCGACGCGGCCCTCTCCAACTACTTCCGCCCGGGGAACCTCACCGCCCTGCGCGAGCTCGCCCTGCTCTGGGTGGCCGACCGGGTCGACGAGTACCTCCAGGAGTACCGCGGCGAGCACAACATCCGCTCCACCTGGCAGGCCCGCGAACGCATCGTCGTCGGCCTCACCGGCGGCCCGGAAGGCCGTACGCTCATCCGCCGCGCCGCCCGCCTCGCCGAGAAGGGCTCCGGCGGCGAGGTCCTCGCCGTCTACATCGCCGCCAGTGACGGCCTGACCTCCGCCTCCCCCAAGGAACTCGCCGTCCAGCGGACCCTGGTGGAAGACCTCGGCGGCACCTTCCACCACGTCATAGGCGACAGCGTCCCCGACGCACTCCTGGAGTTCGCCCGCGGGTGCAACGCCACCCAGATCGTGCTCGGCGTCAGCCGCCGCCGCTCCTGGCAGTCCGTCTTCCGCCCCGGCGTCAGCGCCACCGTGGCCCGCGAATCGGGACCCGACCTCGACGTCCACATCGTCACCCACGACGAGGCCGCCAAGGGCCGGGGTCTCCCGGTCGCCCGAGGGGCGCGGCTGGGGCGCTCGCGCATCATCTGGGGCTGGGTGGCCGGTATCGCCGGCCCCGCGCTGTTGACCGTCCTGCTCAACCAGATCGTCCCCGACATCGGGCTCGCGAACGACATGCTGCTCTTCCTCACCTTCACGGTGGCGGCGGCACTGTTCGGTGGACTGCTCCCCGCACTTGCCTCGGCGGCCTTCGGCTCCCTGCTCCTGAACTACTACTTCACCCCGCCGCTGCACGAGTTCACCATCTCGGACCCGAAGAACATCGTCGCCATCGCGATCTTCGTGGGCGTGGCCGTGTCGGTGGCATCCGTGGTCGACCTGGCCGCCCGGCGCACCCACCAGGCCGCCAGGCTGCGCGCCGAATCCGAGATCCTGTCCTTCCTCGCGGGCAGCGTCCTGCGCGGCGAGGACTCCCTCGACGCCCTCCTGGAGCGCCTCCGCGAAACCTTCGCCATGCAGTCGGTCGTCCTCCTGGAACGCACCAGCGAGGTCGACCCGTGGACCACGGCCGCATCCGTCGGCACCGGCGCCGTCAGCCGCCCCGAGGACGCGGACGTGGACCTGCCCATCGGCGACAACATGGCCCTCGCCCTCACCGGCCGGGTGCTCCCGGCCGAGGACCGCCGGGTCCTCGGCGCCTTCGCCGCCCAGGCAGCCGTCGTACTCGACCGCCAGCGCCTCGTGGACCAGGCCGAGAAGTCCCGCGGGCTCGCCGAGGCCAACCGCATCCGCACCGCCCTGCTCGCCGCCGTCAGCCACGACCTGCGCACCCCGCTCGCCGGCATCAAGGCCTCCGTCAGCTCCCTGCGCTCCGCCGACGTCGAATGGTCCGAAGAGGACAAGGCCGAGCTCCTGGAGGGCATCGAGGACGGCGCCGACCGCCTCGCCGCCCTGATCGGGAACCTCCTCGACATGTCCCGCCTCAACACCGGCACCGTCGTCCCGCTGATCCGCGAGACCGACCTCGACGAGGTCGTCCCGATGGCGCTGGGCGGCGTACCAGAGGACAGCGTCCTCCTGGACATCCCCGAAACCCTGCCGATGATCGCCGTCGACCGCGGCCTGCTGGAACGGGCCGTCGCCAACATCGTCGAGAACGCCGTCAAGTACAGCCCAGCCGGCCAACCGGTCAACGTCTCGGCCAGCGCCCTCGCCAGCCGCGTCGAACTGCGCGTCGTCGACCGGGGCCCCGGGGTCCCCGACGAAGCCAAGGACCGCATCTTCGAACCCTTCCAACGCCACGGCGATGCCCCACGCGGAGCCGGAGTCGGCCTCGGCCTCGCCGTCGCCCGCGGCTTCACCGAGGCCATCGGCGGCACACTCACCGCCGAAGACACCCCCGGCGGCGGCCTCACCATGGTCATCACCCTCCCCATCGCGGGCAGCGCCCCGCCGGTCACCGCGGAACTCCCGACCTCGGCGGTCACCTGA
- the kdpF gene encoding K(+)-transporting ATPase subunit F, translating to MNAENIVGLVVAVSLLGYLILALVYPERF from the coding sequence GTGAACGCCGAAAACATCGTCGGCCTCGTCGTGGCCGTCTCCCTGCTGGGATACCTCATCCTCGCCCTCGTGTACCCGGAGAGGTTCTAG
- the kdpA gene encoding potassium-transporting ATPase subunit KdpA codes for MSPVLAGVLQLLALIAALALAYRPLGDYMAKVYSSERHYKPEKWIYKAIGANPSAEMRWPAYLRGVLAFSAVSVLFLYGLQRAQGILPGSLGFSAIDPDQAFNTAASFVANTNWQSYYGEQAMGHVVQTSGLAVQNFVSAAVGMAVAVALVRGFARSRTGELGNFWADLVRGVVRILLPISVIGAIVLVACGAIQNFAGIHEVGQFMGGSQQWNGGAVASQEVIKELGTNGGGYFNANSAHPFENPSPLSNLFEIFLILLIPFALTRTFGRMVGNLRQGYAILATMATIWLGFTALMMWTEFAHHGPAFDVAGGAMEGKETRYGIAASSIFSVATTLTSTGAVNSFHSSYTGLGGGIQLLGMQLGEIAPGGVGSGLYGMLVMAIIAVFIAGLMVGRTPEYLGKKIGTREIKFAALYILITPALVLCFTAAAMALPTPANSMTNSGAHGFSEILYAYTSGANNNGSAFAGLNADTQWFNSTIGIAMLLGRFLPMVFVLALAGSLAEQKPVPETAGTLRTDKPLYTGLLVGTILIVTGLTYFPALALGPLAEGLAS; via the coding sequence ATGAGTCCCGTTCTCGCTGGTGTGCTCCAGCTCCTCGCACTGATCGCCGCGCTCGCACTGGCCTACCGCCCGCTGGGCGACTACATGGCCAAGGTCTACTCCTCGGAAAGGCACTACAAGCCGGAGAAGTGGATCTACAAGGCCATCGGTGCCAACCCGTCGGCCGAGATGCGCTGGCCCGCCTACCTCCGCGGCGTCCTCGCCTTCTCCGCGGTCTCCGTCCTCTTCCTCTACGGCCTCCAGCGGGCCCAGGGGATCCTGCCCGGCTCGCTCGGCTTCTCCGCGATCGACCCGGACCAGGCCTTCAACACCGCCGCGTCCTTCGTCGCGAACACCAACTGGCAGTCGTACTACGGCGAGCAGGCCATGGGCCACGTCGTACAGACCAGCGGCCTGGCAGTACAGAACTTCGTTTCGGCGGCGGTCGGCATGGCCGTCGCAGTGGCCCTCGTGCGAGGCTTCGCCCGCTCCCGCACCGGTGAACTCGGCAACTTCTGGGCCGACCTGGTCCGCGGCGTCGTCCGAATCCTGCTGCCCATCTCGGTGATCGGCGCGATCGTCCTGGTGGCGTGTGGCGCGATCCAGAACTTCGCCGGCATCCACGAGGTCGGCCAGTTCATGGGCGGCTCCCAGCAGTGGAATGGCGGCGCGGTCGCGTCGCAGGAGGTCATCAAGGAGCTGGGTACGAACGGTGGCGGTTACTTCAACGCCAACTCCGCCCACCCCTTCGAGAACCCGAGCCCCCTCTCGAACCTCTTCGAGATCTTCCTGATCCTGCTCATCCCCTTCGCGCTCACCCGCACCTTCGGCCGCATGGTCGGAAACCTGCGCCAGGGCTACGCGATCCTCGCGACGATGGCGACCATCTGGCTCGGGTTCACCGCGCTGATGATGTGGACCGAGTTCGCGCACCACGGCCCGGCGTTCGACGTCGCCGGCGGTGCGATGGAAGGCAAGGAGACCCGGTACGGCATCGCCGCATCGTCGATCTTCTCGGTCGCGACCACGCTCACCTCCACCGGCGCGGTCAACTCCTTCCACTCCTCCTACACCGGCCTCGGCGGCGGCATCCAGCTGCTGGGCATGCAGCTCGGGGAGATCGCGCCCGGCGGCGTCGGCTCGGGCCTCTACGGCATGCTGGTCATGGCGATCATCGCGGTGTTCATCGCCGGCCTGATGGTCGGTCGCACGCCCGAGTACCTGGGCAAGAAGATCGGCACCCGCGAGATCAAGTTCGCGGCGCTCTACATCCTCATCACCCCGGCCCTGGTGCTGTGCTTCACGGCTGCGGCGATGGCCCTGCCCACGCCGGCCAACTCGATGACCAACAGCGGGGCGCACGGCTTCTCCGAGATCCTCTACGCCTACACCTCCGGCGCGAACAACAACGGCTCCGCCTTCGCGGGTCTGAACGCCGACACCCAGTGGTTCAACTCGACGATCGGCATCGCGATGCTGCTCGGCCGTTTCCTGCCGATGGTGTTCGTCCTGGCGCTGGCCGGCTCGCTCGCCGAGCAGAAGCCCGTCCCCGAGACGGCGGGCACCCTGCGGACCGACAAGCCGCTCTACACCGGCCTGCTCGTCGGAACCATCCTCATCGTCACCGGTCTGACCTACTTCCCGGCCCTGGCGCTGGGTCCGCTCGCCGAAGGGCTCGCATCATGA
- a CDS encoding DUF4118 domain-containing protein codes for MSGYRHRLHDRAVLLAALVAPFLVALALVPFRGDLSATNEALIMVVAVVAVAALGTRAAGALAALSAAGWFDFFLTRPYQRFAIADGDEIQTAVLLLVVGLIVSQLAVRVRRLQTVVVTDAAHLSSLQGAARLAEDGGSPEAVVEYVRRELVGLLGLRGCRFEYGSLMGRLPRLERDGSLWLRRGGRITQYADWPDGETELRAVGGGHYYGRFLLDPLPDRPLPPEEARLVAVALAAQVGAALDTAGLSHQG; via the coding sequence GTGTCCGGGTACCGACACCGACTCCACGACCGCGCCGTGCTGCTCGCGGCGCTCGTGGCCCCCTTCCTCGTAGCGCTGGCGCTCGTGCCGTTCCGCGGAGACCTCTCGGCGACCAACGAGGCTCTGATCATGGTCGTCGCCGTGGTCGCCGTCGCCGCACTCGGCACCCGGGCCGCCGGCGCCCTGGCCGCGCTGTCGGCGGCGGGCTGGTTCGACTTCTTCCTCACCAGGCCCTACCAGCGGTTCGCCATCGCCGACGGCGACGAGATCCAGACGGCCGTCCTGCTGCTCGTCGTCGGCCTGATCGTCTCCCAGCTGGCCGTACGCGTGCGCCGGCTCCAGACGGTCGTGGTCACCGACGCCGCACACCTGTCGAGCCTCCAAGGCGCCGCGCGGCTGGCCGAGGACGGCGGCTCGCCGGAAGCCGTGGTCGAGTACGTGCGCCGAGAGCTCGTCGGCCTGTTGGGGCTGCGCGGCTGCCGCTTCGAGTACGGAAGCCTCATGGGCCGGCTGCCCCGGCTGGAGCGCGACGGCAGCCTGTGGCTGCGCCGCGGCGGCCGCATCACCCAGTACGCGGACTGGCCGGACGGAGAGACCGAACTGCGGGCCGTCGGCGGAGGCCACTACTACGGCCGCTTCCTCCTCGATCCACTGCCGGACCGGCCCCTGCCCCCGGAGGAAGCCCGCCTGGTGGCGGTCGCACTGGCCGCGCAGGTAGGCGCCGCCCTGGACACGGCCGGCCTCTCCCACCAGGGCTGA
- a CDS encoding potassium-transporting ATPase subunit C — MNSSVSSTFRLIGAGLRALLVLTVICGVIYPLAVTGIAQAAFNNKANGSEIKDKSGQVVGSSLIGQTYNLPKKDPNDAEEASKPDLKWFQPRPSNGLGANSVNTQYALILSGATNRSADNGAVNGKCTDQAEEGTLCAQVVAAKDAVVADNSTASYQVKPEDVPADAVTSSGSGLDPEISPEYAKLQIHRVAEQNKLDVKQVEKLVADHTEGRTLGFMGEPRVNVLELNIALKALSKS, encoded by the coding sequence ATGAACAGTTCCGTATCCAGCACCTTCCGCCTGATCGGCGCGGGCCTGCGCGCCCTCCTCGTCCTGACCGTGATCTGCGGGGTCATCTACCCGCTCGCCGTCACCGGCATCGCCCAGGCCGCCTTCAACAACAAGGCCAACGGCTCGGAGATCAAGGACAAGAGCGGCCAGGTCGTCGGCTCCTCCCTCATCGGCCAGACCTACAACCTGCCGAAGAAGGACCCCAACGACGCGGAGGAAGCGTCCAAGCCGGACCTCAAGTGGTTCCAGCCCCGCCCCTCCAACGGCCTCGGCGCCAACAGCGTCAACACCCAGTACGCACTGATCCTCTCCGGCGCCACCAACCGCTCCGCCGACAACGGCGCGGTCAACGGCAAGTGCACCGACCAGGCGGAGGAAGGCACCCTCTGCGCCCAAGTCGTCGCCGCCAAGGACGCCGTGGTCGCGGACAACTCCACCGCCTCCTACCAGGTCAAGCCCGAGGACGTACCGGCCGACGCCGTCACCTCGTCCGGTTCGGGCCTGGACCCGGAGATCTCTCCCGAGTACGCCAAGCTCCAGATCCACCGGGTCGCCGAGCAGAACAAGCTCGACGTCAAGCAGGTCGAGAAGCTCGTCGCCGACCACACCGAGGGCCGGACGCTCGGCTTCATGGGCGAACCCCGCGTCAACGTCCTCGAGCTCAACATCGCCCTGAAGGCGCTGTCCAAGAGCTGA
- the kdpB gene encoding potassium-transporting ATPase subunit KdpB, with protein sequence MSTATPTRAPHQDVPTGHKPDSGRVGGGLFDPKQLLKSFPDAVKKLDPRVMIKSPVMFVVLIGSVVTTALAIKDPTDWFGWAIAAWLWLTTIFANLAEAVAEGRGKAQADTLRKAKTDTIARRLTKDGKGEEQVPGTELRIGDLVVCQAGDIIPGDGDVVEGVASVDESAITGESAPVIRESGGDRSAVTGGTKVLSDRIVIKITTKPGETFIDRMIALVEGAARQKTPNEIALNILLASLTIVFLLAVVTLQPFAIYAGAEQSMIVLTALLVCLIPTTIGALLSAIGIAGMDRLVQRNVLAMSGRAVEAAGDVSTLLLDKTGTITLGNRQASEFVPVKGTTEAELADAAQLSSLADETPEGRSIVVLAKEKYGLRERHQGELSHATWIEFTAQTRMSGVDVDGKQTRKGAAGSVITWVKEQGGHVSEDADLLANRISEAGGTPLLVAVKDEKGARILGVIHLKDVVKEGMRERFDELRRMGIKTIMITGDNPLTAKAIAEEAGVDDFLAEATPEDKMALIKREQAGGKLVAMTGDGTNDAPALAQADVGVAMNTGTSAAKEAGNMVDLDSNPTKLIEIVEIGKQLLITRGALTTFSIANDVAKYFAIIPAMFAVVYPGLDKLNIMGLHSPESAILSAVIFNALIIIALVPLALKGVQYKPTSADKMLRRNIGLYGLGGLIAPFVGIKIIDMIISLIPGLS encoded by the coding sequence ATGAGCACCGCCACACCTACAAGGGCTCCGCACCAGGACGTGCCCACCGGCCACAAGCCGGACAGCGGACGCGTGGGCGGCGGCCTCTTCGACCCCAAACAGCTGCTGAAGTCCTTCCCCGACGCGGTGAAGAAGCTCGACCCGCGCGTCATGATCAAGTCCCCGGTCATGTTCGTCGTCCTGATCGGCTCGGTCGTCACCACCGCCCTCGCGATCAAGGACCCGACCGACTGGTTCGGCTGGGCAATCGCCGCCTGGCTGTGGCTGACCACCATCTTCGCCAACCTCGCGGAGGCCGTCGCCGAAGGCCGGGGCAAGGCCCAGGCCGACACCCTGCGCAAGGCCAAGACCGACACCATCGCCCGCCGTCTGACCAAGGACGGCAAGGGTGAGGAGCAGGTTCCCGGCACGGAGCTGCGCATCGGCGACCTGGTCGTGTGCCAGGCCGGAGACATCATCCCGGGCGACGGTGACGTCGTCGAAGGCGTCGCGTCCGTCGACGAGTCGGCCATCACGGGTGAGTCCGCGCCGGTGATCCGCGAGTCGGGCGGCGACCGCTCGGCCGTCACCGGCGGCACCAAGGTGCTCTCCGACCGGATCGTCATCAAGATCACGACGAAGCCCGGCGAGACCTTCATCGACCGGATGATCGCGCTGGTCGAGGGCGCGGCTCGGCAGAAGACGCCCAACGAGATCGCGCTCAACATCCTGCTGGCCTCGCTGACGATCGTCTTCCTCCTCGCGGTCGTCACTCTCCAGCCGTTCGCCATCTACGCGGGCGCCGAGCAGTCGATGATCGTGCTGACCGCACTGCTGGTCTGCCTCATCCCGACCACCATCGGCGCCCTCCTCTCGGCCATCGGCATCGCGGGCATGGACCGGCTCGTGCAGCGCAACGTCCTCGCGATGAGCGGGCGCGCGGTCGAAGCCGCCGGTGACGTCTCCACCCTCCTCCTGGACAAGACGGGCACCATCACCCTCGGCAACCGCCAGGCCTCGGAGTTCGTCCCGGTCAAGGGCACGACGGAAGCCGAACTGGCCGACGCCGCCCAGCTCTCGTCGCTCGCCGACGAGACCCCCGAGGGCCGCTCGATCGTGGTCCTCGCGAAGGAGAAGTACGGCCTGCGCGAACGCCACCAGGGCGAGCTGTCCCACGCCACCTGGATCGAGTTCACCGCCCAGACCCGCATGTCCGGCGTGGACGTGGACGGCAAGCAGACCCGCAAGGGCGCGGCCGGCTCGGTCATCACCTGGGTCAAGGAGCAGGGCGGCCACGTCTCCGAGGACGCCGACCTCCTCGCCAACCGGATCTCCGAGGCCGGCGGCACCCCGCTGCTCGTCGCCGTCAAGGACGAGAAGGGCGCCCGGATCCTGGGTGTCATCCACCTCAAGGACGTGGTCAAGGAGGGCATGCGCGAACGCTTCGACGAGCTGCGGCGCATGGGCATCAAGACCATCATGATCACGGGTGACAACCCGCTGACCGCAAAGGCCATCGCCGAAGAGGCGGGTGTCGACGACTTCCTCGCGGAAGCAACGCCCGAGGACAAGATGGCCCTCATCAAGCGGGAGCAGGCCGGCGGCAAGCTCGTCGCCATGACGGGCGACGGTACGAACGACGCCCCGGCCCTCGCGCAGGCCGACGTAGGCGTGGCGATGAACACCGGAACCTCGGCCGCCAAGGAGGCCGGGAACATGGTGGACCTGGACTCCAACCCCACCAAGCTCATCGAAATCGTAGAGATCGGCAAGCAGTTGCTGATCACCCGAGGGGCCCTGACCACCTTCTCGATCGCCAACGACGTCGCGAAGTACTTCGCGATCATCCCGGCCATGTTCGCCGTGGTCTACCCCGGCCTCGACAAGCTCAACATCATGGGCCTCCACTCCCCGGAGTCGGCGATCCTCTCCGCGGTCATCTTCAACGCTCTGATCATCATCGCCCTGGTGCCGCTCGCCCTCAAGGGCGTCCAGTACAAGCCGACCAGCGCCGACAAGATGCTCCGCCGCAACATCGGCCTCTACGGACTCGGCGGCCTCATCGCCCCGTTCGTCGGCATCAAGATCATCGACATGATCATCTCCCTCATCCCCGGCCTCTCCTGA